A portion of the Thermosediminibacter oceani DSM 16646 genome contains these proteins:
- the murJ gene encoding murein biosynthesis integral membrane protein MurJ: MTEAGRSSTAAARAAAVIMIATLLSKILGFFRELLIGSKFGATSVTDAYLVSLTVPAVLFATVAGALSTSFIPVYSEIEAKKGRERAVGFAGNLFNVILIVSLMFSLFGAVFSRLLVKLVAMGFSGETLEMAAAFTRITMFMSAFVALANVLTGYLQSNREFTVPAVIGIPYNVIIISALLFSEVLGIWGLVVATVVAAAFQVLIQLPAAVKKGFKFTPGIDFADEDLKRMGILIIPVVLGTGVSQLNVLVDRMLASSLEEGTIAALNFASRLNGFVYGIFTLSVATVIYPSLSRLSAEGDMEGFKRTLGRALGFVIAIVMPLSAGAMVLRVPIVRFLFERGAFDSRATFMTATALLYFSAGMVGFGLRDVLSRAFYSLRDTATPMVNGAVAVGINVVLNLILVKFMGLGGLALATSISALAGTAMLFYSLRRKIGPLGGRRILMSFVKSIAACAVMSAAVHNVYGMMSNVFVPRALVYQALDLGVSVLAGVLVYLTIVLILRMDDVVWAAKAFITARFKR, translated from the coding sequence TTGACTGAAGCGGGCAGGAGTTCTACGGCGGCGGCTCGAGCCGCCGCCGTAATAATGATTGCTACACTTTTGAGCAAGATACTGGGATTTTTTCGGGAACTCTTAATAGGTTCTAAATTCGGTGCAACCAGCGTCACGGACGCATATCTGGTCTCTCTCACGGTTCCAGCGGTTCTTTTTGCCACGGTGGCCGGAGCCCTTTCAACTTCTTTTATCCCGGTATATTCGGAGATCGAAGCGAAAAAGGGCAGGGAGAGGGCCGTAGGCTTTGCTGGAAATCTTTTCAACGTCATACTGATCGTTTCCCTTATGTTCAGCCTTTTCGGCGCTGTTTTCTCAAGATTGCTGGTAAAGCTGGTGGCCATGGGGTTTTCCGGGGAGACTCTGGAAATGGCGGCGGCCTTCACCCGGATTACTATGTTTATGAGTGCCTTCGTGGCTCTGGCCAACGTATTGACCGGCTACCTTCAGTCCAACCGCGAGTTTACCGTTCCAGCCGTTATAGGAATACCTTATAACGTTATAATAATTTCGGCGCTGCTTTTCAGCGAGGTTCTGGGTATTTGGGGTCTCGTGGTCGCTACGGTGGTTGCAGCTGCTTTCCAGGTGCTGATTCAGTTGCCGGCCGCCGTGAAAAAAGGGTTTAAATTCACCCCCGGGATCGATTTTGCCGACGAAGACCTGAAGCGCATGGGCATTCTGATCATACCCGTCGTCCTTGGGACGGGGGTGAGTCAGTTGAACGTGCTGGTGGACAGGATGCTGGCATCGAGCTTGGAGGAGGGAACCATAGCGGCGCTGAACTTTGCCAGCCGCCTGAACGGTTTCGTCTACGGCATATTCACCCTTTCGGTGGCCACCGTCATTTATCCTTCGCTCTCGCGCCTCTCGGCCGAGGGCGATATGGAGGGATTCAAGAGGACTCTGGGGCGGGCTCTGGGTTTTGTGATCGCCATAGTCATGCCATTGAGTGCCGGCGCCATGGTTCTAAGGGTACCGATAGTCAGGTTCCTGTTTGAAAGGGGAGCCTTCGACTCTAGAGCCACCTTCATGACGGCTACAGCGCTGCTTTATTTCTCCGCAGGCATGGTGGGTTTCGGGCTCAGGGACGTTTTGAGCAGGGCCTTTTATTCCCTCAGGGATACGGCCACTCCCATGGTCAACGGGGCCGTAGCTGTGGGGATAAACGTAGTATTGAACCTCATACTGGTAAAATTTATGGGTCTGGGAGGTCTTGCCCTGGCTACCAGTATTTCCGCGCTGGCGGGTACCGCCATGCTCTTTTACAGCTTGCGGAGAAAAATCGGCCCTTTGGGTGGCCGAAGGATTCTGATGAGTTTTGTAAAATCCATAGCGGCATGTGCCGTCATGAGCGCCGCGGTACACAACGTATACGGCATGATGAGTAATGTGTTCGTTCCACGAGCCCTGGTGTATCAGGCCCTGGACCTGGGGGTTTCCGTATTGGCCGGAGTCTTAGTTTACTTGACCATAGTTCTGATCCTGAGGATGGACGATGTGGTATGGGCAGCAAAGGCTTTTATTACAGCAAGGTTTAAAAGATAG
- a CDS encoding helix-turn-helix transcriptional regulator, with translation MEKKKRDLLKTYIPLVDFIAGIVGPFCEVVLHDVSNVESSIVAIKNNHISGRQVGGPLTDLGLKLLKEKAYVEKDYLLNYPGKTKDGKVLRSSTFFIKDEDGDIAGMLCVNMDLSAAYAAKRFIEDFIMNINGEPQDQSTYKEDRKEVPENLTLSLEELMRSIIENTVAEVNVPPERMSPEEKMGVVHKLSEKGVFLLKGAIAEVARHLKTSENTIYRYLSRKNSDL, from the coding sequence ATGGAAAAGAAGAAAAGAGATCTTTTAAAAACCTACATCCCCCTGGTGGATTTCATCGCCGGCATTGTCGGCCCCTTCTGCGAAGTGGTGCTGCACGATGTAAGCAATGTGGAGTCATCCATAGTAGCCATTAAAAACAACCATATAAGCGGCCGGCAAGTCGGCGGGCCCCTTACTGACCTGGGGTTGAAACTCTTAAAGGAAAAGGCTTATGTGGAGAAAGACTACCTCTTAAATTACCCGGGAAAGACGAAGGATGGAAAGGTCCTGCGCTCCTCCACCTTTTTCATAAAAGACGAAGATGGCGATATAGCCGGAATGTTGTGCGTCAACATGGACCTGAGCGCCGCCTATGCGGCAAAGCGCTTTATAGAAGATTTCATAATGAATATAAACGGGGAGCCCCAGGATCAAAGCACATATAAAGAAGACAGGAAAGAGGTACCGGAAAACCTGACTCTTTCCCTGGAAGAGTTAATGCGCTCGATAATTGAAAATACGGTGGCAGAAGTCAACGTACCCCCGGAGCGTATGTCCCCCGAAGAAAAGATGGGGGTTGTCCATAAGTTGAGCGAAAAGGGAGTATTTTTGCTTAAAGGTGCAATCGCCGAGGTGGCAAGGCACCTAAAGACATCGGAAAACACCATTTACCGCTACCTTAGCAGGAAGAACAGCGATCTCTAA
- a CDS encoding ABC transporter ATP-binding protein, producing MASVVFKNVNKVYPGGFKAVTDFNLEIADKEFVVLVGPSGCGKSTTLRMVAGLEEISSGELYIGDRLVNDVPPKDRDIAMVFQNYALYPHMSVYDNMAFGLKLRKVPKAEIDRKVREAAMILGIEELLNRKPKALSGGQRQRVALGRAIVREPKVFLMDEPLSNLDAKLRVQMRTELQKLHQRLQTTFIYVTHDQTEAMTMGDRIVVMKDGLIQQVDTPKRIYDHPANIFVAGFIGSPQMNFLEGHLSGEGDKVYINFGNTKLLIPEGVKKKIDPSYIGKEVVMGIRPEDIHDEPAFLDYFPEYCFEVNVDVVELMGSETYLYLNFQDKSLTARVDPRSNARPGDRIKIGFDMNKLHLFDRVTTKRIME from the coding sequence ATGGCCAGCGTAGTCTTTAAAAATGTAAATAAGGTTTACCCCGGTGGATTCAAGGCGGTAACCGATTTCAATCTGGAAATAGCCGATAAGGAGTTCGTGGTGCTGGTAGGTCCTTCGGGGTGCGGTAAATCAACAACCCTCAGGATGGTGGCGGGCCTTGAGGAAATTTCTTCCGGAGAACTTTACATAGGAGACCGTCTGGTGAACGACGTGCCTCCGAAGGACCGGGATATCGCCATGGTTTTCCAGAACTATGCCCTCTATCCCCACATGAGCGTGTACGATAATATGGCGTTCGGGCTGAAGCTCAGAAAGGTGCCGAAGGCCGAAATCGACAGGAAGGTAAGGGAGGCCGCGATGATCCTCGGAATTGAGGAACTGCTCAATAGGAAACCCAAAGCTCTGTCGGGGGGTCAGAGGCAGCGCGTAGCCTTAGGAAGAGCCATTGTGCGTGAACCCAAGGTATTTCTCATGGACGAACCGCTGTCCAACCTCGACGCCAAGCTCAGGGTTCAGATGAGGACTGAACTACAAAAACTGCACCAGAGGCTGCAGACCACTTTTATATACGTCACCCACGACCAGACGGAGGCCATGACCATGGGGGACAGGATAGTGGTCATGAAAGACGGGCTCATCCAGCAGGTGGATACACCCAAGAGGATTTACGACCATCCGGCCAATATCTTTGTTGCCGGTTTCATCGGAAGCCCCCAGATGAACTTTTTGGAAGGACATCTTTCCGGCGAAGGGGATAAGGTCTATATAAACTTTGGCAATACGAAACTTTTGATACCCGAAGGTGTGAAAAAGAAAATAGACCCCTCTTACATCGGCAAAGAGGTCGTGATGGGCATCAGACCCGAAGACATCCACGACGAACCGGCTTTCCTCGATTACTTTCCGGAATACTGCTTTGAGGTGAACGTTGACGTGGTCGAGCTCATGGGCTCAGAAACTTACCTTTACCTGAACTTCCAAGACAAGTCCCTGACGGCCAGAGTCGATCCTAGGAGCAACGCCCGGCCCGGCGATAGGATAAAAATAGGGTTCGATATGAATAAACTTCACCTTTTCGACAGGGTGACGACAAAAAGGATAATGGAGTGA
- a CDS encoding RidA family protein, which translates to MKKVIKTDMAPKAIGPYSQAVMVGDFLFASGQIAINPATGEIVEGGIEAQTRQVMENVKNILKAANMDFSNVVKTTVFITNMDDFAKVNEIYAEYFSENPPARSCVEVSRLPKGVLIEVEVIAHR; encoded by the coding sequence ATGAAAAAAGTGATCAAAACCGACATGGCTCCGAAAGCCATAGGACCCTATTCACAGGCCGTCATGGTCGGAGATTTCTTATTTGCCTCCGGTCAGATTGCCATAAACCCTGCCACCGGAGAAATAGTTGAGGGCGGCATCGAAGCCCAGACCCGGCAGGTAATGGAAAACGTGAAAAACATACTCAAGGCGGCCAACATGGATTTCAGCAATGTGGTCAAGACCACGGTATTCATCACCAATATGGACGATTTTGCTAAAGTAAACGAAATTTACGCCGAATACTTTAGCGAAAACCCACCAGCCCGGTCCTGCGTCGAGGTGAGCAGACTGCCGAAAGGGGTACTCATAGAGGTTGAGGTAATAGCGCACAGGTAA
- a CDS encoding ROK family protein encodes MKKIAVGIDLGGTKIATCAMDDDGNLLEKIELPTLAKEGPQKIIMRMKQSVYEILKRIDLSLSDIAGIGIGVPGPMDAKRGLVKNPPNLPGWKDIPLLSIMKEEFNIPVIMENDANAAAIAENLFGAGKGVKNFIYITISTGIGGGVITGGRIFKGGDGNAAEVGHVTINFEGPVCGCGNSGCWEAYASGTALARFAREGILSGRKTRITDLAGQDEVRAEHVFAAAKEGDEFARELVEKEGFYLGVGLANVVNAYNPERIAIGGGLTHAWDMFYSTMVEVMKTRALPANVENLEVMKAKLGTDVGTIGAASLVFHKE; translated from the coding sequence ATGAAAAAAATAGCAGTGGGTATTGACCTGGGCGGCACTAAAATCGCCACCTGTGCCATGGACGATGACGGAAACCTCCTTGAGAAGATCGAGCTTCCCACCCTTGCAAAGGAGGGTCCGCAAAAGATTATCATGCGGATGAAGCAGAGCGTTTACGAGATCCTCAAAAGGATTGATTTGTCTTTGTCCGACATAGCGGGCATAGGCATAGGAGTGCCCGGCCCGATGGACGCCAAAAGGGGGCTCGTCAAAAACCCGCCCAACCTTCCGGGGTGGAAGGATATACCGCTGCTTTCGATCATGAAAGAGGAGTTCAATATTCCCGTCATCATGGAAAACGACGCCAACGCAGCGGCGATTGCGGAAAACCTCTTCGGTGCCGGGAAAGGCGTAAAAAACTTTATTTACATAACCATCAGCACCGGTATAGGAGGGGGCGTCATCACCGGCGGCAGGATTTTTAAGGGTGGCGATGGAAACGCCGCGGAAGTGGGCCATGTGACGATAAATTTCGAAGGTCCTGTATGCGGCTGCGGGAACTCGGGCTGCTGGGAAGCGTATGCTTCCGGCACCGCACTGGCGAGGTTCGCCAGGGAAGGCATTTTATCGGGCAGAAAGACCAGGATAACTGATCTTGCCGGACAGGATGAGGTAAGAGCCGAGCACGTTTTCGCTGCTGCCAAAGAAGGGGACGAGTTTGCCAGGGAACTGGTGGAAAAAGAGGGCTTTTACCTGGGGGTGGGGCTGGCAAATGTGGTAAACGCCTATAATCCCGAGCGCATCGCAATCGGCGGCGGACTTACCCACGCCTGGGACATGTTTTATTCTACGATGGTCGAAGTTATGAAAACCAGGGCTCTCCCGGCTAATGTAGAGAATCTTGAGGTGATGAAGGCAAAGCTGGGAACGGATGTGGGCACAATAGGTGCTGCATCGCTGGTTTTCCATAAGGAGTAG
- the ilvA gene encoding threonine ammonia-lyase: protein MKVTLEDIREAREVLKNVAYKTGLVHNTTLSEMTGNHVYLKMENLQKTGSFKLRGAYNKIAHLTEEEKKRGVIASSAGNHAQGVALGATSYGIKSTIVMPKHAPLSKVSATRKYGAGVVLHGSVYDEAYAMAKKIQEETGATFIHPFNDPLVIAGQGTIGLEIIEDLPETDVIVVPIGGGGLISGVAIAAKSLKPDVKVIGVQTSNMPSMAVSISKKAITTVEGVPTIADGIAVKTPGDLTFEIVKEYVDDIVTVDEDEIANAILLLLERAKVVSEGAGAVAVAAILNRLNNIKDKRIVAVVSGGNIDVNILARVIDKGLVKSGRKIFVDTFLPDKPGTLCTLLNLVAGTGANVLSVTHSRSDKDVPIGYAKVELELETADEEHVQRIKDVLEKHNYSINIL from the coding sequence TTGAAAGTAACTCTGGAAGATATAAGGGAAGCCAGGGAAGTTCTGAAAAACGTGGCATACAAGACAGGTTTGGTACACAACACCACTTTGAGTGAGATGACCGGCAACCATGTATACCTGAAGATGGAAAACCTTCAGAAGACCGGTTCCTTTAAACTGAGGGGTGCTTACAACAAGATAGCCCACCTGACCGAGGAGGAAAAGAAAAGAGGTGTTATCGCCTCATCGGCTGGCAACCACGCCCAGGGGGTTGCCTTAGGGGCTACGTCATACGGCATAAAATCCACGATAGTTATGCCCAAACACGCCCCCTTGTCCAAAGTTTCCGCCACGAGAAAGTATGGCGCTGGAGTGGTGCTGCACGGCAGTGTGTACGACGAGGCCTACGCCATGGCCAAAAAGATCCAGGAGGAAACCGGAGCGACTTTCATCCACCCGTTTAACGACCCGCTTGTAATAGCCGGCCAGGGTACCATCGGGCTTGAGATAATTGAAGACCTGCCCGAGACCGATGTAATTGTAGTGCCCATCGGAGGTGGGGGCTTAATATCGGGTGTTGCCATCGCGGCAAAAAGCTTGAAACCAGATGTCAAGGTGATAGGGGTCCAGACCAGCAATATGCCGTCCATGGCCGTATCGATTTCAAAAAAGGCCATAACTACGGTAGAGGGAGTGCCTACCATCGCCGACGGTATAGCGGTTAAAACGCCGGGAGACCTGACCTTCGAAATCGTAAAAGAGTACGTCGACGACATAGTTACGGTGGATGAAGACGAAATCGCCAACGCCATACTTCTCCTGCTGGAAAGGGCCAAGGTGGTTTCCGAAGGGGCAGGAGCGGTAGCAGTAGCGGCTATACTGAACCGCCTGAACAATATAAAGGATAAGAGGATAGTGGCTGTGGTAAGCGGTGGCAACATCGACGTAAATATCCTGGCAAGGGTCATTGATAAGGGACTCGTGAAGAGTGGGCGGAAAATATTTGTCGACACTTTCCTGCCTGATAAGCCCGGAACCTTATGTACACTTTTAAACCTTGTAGCCGGAACTGGTGCTAACGTGCTTTCAGTTACCCACAGCAGATCTGACAAAGACGTGCCCATAGGTTATGCAAAGGTGGAGCTGGAACTGGAGACGGCGGACGAAGAGCACGTTCAGAGGATAAAAGATGTGCTTGAAAAGCACAATTATAGCATAAATATCCTATAA
- a CDS encoding PucR family transcriptional regulator has product MQKAIAEILLELKKRLKTPFAILDKKGRCVLQEKLVEKPARCTVKLCGSEYVLVAELAREQLVDFSLLLEELVNRRFSEKLMAFLDGKGDIIEDLPCPCGLILIKSSGSFEPEPFIESLFDEALLAKTGEAFIFIIPAADLDELKETSRALYQTLAEEVSSKTLICIGGIARVPQELPALYRDAVKALKFAPFIKTGVLYYPEMALERLLASLPDESRREFMMEMRRKIQFLDEEAIKTIRTVIDCNLNLAMAARKLYIHRNTLMYRLDKISSQTGLDIRKFKDAVKMEIFLALNEFQQ; this is encoded by the coding sequence ATGCAAAAGGCAATTGCGGAAATCCTTTTGGAACTAAAAAAGCGGCTGAAAACACCCTTTGCAATCCTGGATAAGAAGGGGCGTTGCGTGCTGCAGGAAAAACTCGTGGAAAAACCGGCAAGATGCACAGTAAAACTGTGCGGCTCGGAATACGTGCTGGTAGCCGAACTTGCACGGGAGCAGCTTGTCGATTTTTCTCTGCTGCTGGAAGAGCTCGTAAACCGCAGGTTTTCGGAAAAGCTGATGGCTTTTCTTGATGGAAAAGGGGATATCATCGAAGACCTGCCCTGTCCCTGCGGCCTTATACTTATAAAATCGTCGGGTTCCTTTGAACCGGAGCCCTTTATCGAAAGCCTTTTTGACGAAGCGCTGCTTGCTAAAACCGGCGAAGCTTTTATCTTCATCATACCGGCAGCGGATCTGGACGAGCTCAAGGAAACCTCCCGGGCCCTGTACCAGACTCTGGCCGAAGAGGTTTCTTCAAAGACTCTGATATGCATAGGAGGCATTGCCCGGGTGCCCCAAGAGCTTCCGGCGCTCTACCGGGACGCTGTTAAAGCCCTTAAATTCGCTCCCTTCATCAAAACCGGTGTGCTCTATTACCCGGAGATGGCCCTGGAAAGGCTGCTGGCGTCGCTGCCCGACGAAAGCCGCCGGGAGTTCATGATGGAAATGAGAAGAAAAATCCAATTTCTCGACGAAGAGGCCATTAAAACCATAAGGACCGTGATCGACTGCAACCTAAACCTGGCAATGGCCGCCCGAAAGCTCTACATCCACCGAAATACGCTGATGTACAGGCTGGATAAAATCTCCTCCCAGACCGGCCTCGACATAAGAAAATTCAAGGATGCCGTAAAAATGGAGATTTTCCTCGCGCTGAACGAGTTTCAGCAATAA